Below is a genomic region from Augochlora pura isolate Apur16 chromosome 2, APUR_v2.2.1, whole genome shotgun sequence.
AAAGTCGATAATGCCAGTCGTCGTATGTCTAGCTCCTCAAGGCTATCGGCGATACCGAGGAAGCTGGTGTTGGTGACAGCGGTGATGGGATTATCCGCCAGACTGAAGGTTTTCAGTTCCGGTAGAGTGTGCGTGATCAATGGCACCACCGTTAGATCATTGGCACTCAGATCCAAGTAGTGCAGGGACGTTAAGTTCGACGACATTTCCGGCGATATCGATGCCAGCTCGTTGTACGCTAAGTACAGTGTTTGTAATCGCCGTAGCGGTAACTCTGGCACCTGTACAGAATAAAGGTTTTCATATAGAGATATCCGAAGTCTAGCGAGGCCATCCGAGCGAGACAGTTTCAACGCAGCGATGTCCATTTACATACACTCAAGAGCGAGATATTGCTCAAATCGAGATAAAGAAGAGAGTCCTCCAAACCGTGGAAAGTCCTCCCCCGCGACTCCAGGAGCAGCTGTTTGTTGTGACTCAAGTCGAGATGAGTTAGGTAAGGCAACTCGGAGAACACGCTGTCGTCGAGCCTGACCAATCGATTGTAAGACAGGTCTAGCCATGTTAAACTCTAAAACGAGAACAAAATCTATAATTTCCTGATTTTATGCTTGCTATTCTACCTAACTAGATTCCAAATTGATTTACACATCAGATTATTACCATTAATGCTTCATTTAAAAGCagtgtaaaatttaaataattgtaatgagATAGTACTGCGCGAGAGACCTACTCGCAGCCTGAATATAGCATCCGTAGTGTGAACCCCGGCCAAGGTGTTCCAAGACATATCCAGCATAGACAGACTGGCAGCAGAAGAGATGGACATGGACTTTATAGGCAGCCTCATGAACTGATTATGCGAAAGATCCAAGCTCTCTATGTTCGCGTCGGAGAATATGTTGTCCGGAAGCGTCTTCAGCCTGTTATGCGACAGATCGACGATCCTCAGCTTCTTCAGCGGCCTGAGCGCCTCCGAGGGGAGCTCCATGATATTGTTCCACGATAAACTCAATACTTGGATGTTCTTCGTATTTCTGAAACAGTCGAAATCGATCTCGAGCAGCTCGTTGTGGCTCAGATCGAGCCACTGCAGGTGCGGCATGTTCCCGAAGATGCCCTGCGTGACGTTCATCAGCTGGTTGTGGGACAGATAGAGGTGCGTTAACGAGTACTCCACAGGCTTGAAGTAGTACTTCATTATGTCCGAGATGTTGTTGTAGCTGAAATCGAGGACTTTGATGTTCGATTGGAACGAGCCACCGACTGTAATCAGATGgagaaataacgaaattaatgcTACGATAATGTTGGTTCATGCGGTGTAGGACTTTTGGAGGATTTGTTgttagaaaaaaatgaaaacacgaATAAGTAACTAGTAGTTACGTCAGAAAGTAGTTATTGACATTCAAAAGTCCTTGGAAGAACCTTACCTGAAGTgttacaataatgaaaaaaaaattactgtaaacAATTCGCGCTTTCACtgaagtaataataaagaagtacataaagtgtattgaaatctcTGTTACTAAGAAATTTAACGGCTGAAGAACATTACGAGGGTACAGAAATGTTTAAGAAACCCTCTTGTACTTACATCAtacgaaacattttatttattattgtaaatacgGAGGACGGACGATTTTATGTTTCGATATCGAATATTGTAACAAGTAATTCGTGCTGCTACTGCCGTAAGGAGTAACGTAAATTCTGTTACGAATTTTCTGCTTTCTTTAAACGTTCGATTAGCGCCAATTCGTGCAGCGGCAAACTGCTGAAACTGTTCGCCAAAATTATCCACGGATGGAAAAAAACGTTCTAGAACATTATACTATACGTTGATACATAACGTCGCGTTGCAGGTCAGACAATtacatttcgaaaaaattctgttttgagtgaaagaataaaaataaaaaatgggcacagtaatttattataatgcacgAAAAGTCCATTGACCGAgttccaagaaataattttagtaatttctaCCGAACTAATCTGTccaatataaatgtataaacattCTAAAAAGGTGATCGGTTACGTACGTCCGTCGTTGGACTTCAACCGACGCCATAAGCCTCGTATTATAAGACAAAGTATAAACGCCACGGTATACGTATATTGTTTTTGTTTGAATCAAAACGTTTCGTGCCTGTGCGGATACCATAAATTGACCTTAATAGCGCATCAAAGGTCTCCGCGAAGAAGGCCTTAGCGGCTGCAATTTGTATAGTCGCGGCGACGGACTCAACCGGAAGCGTTCGAAAGAAGAGGGTGCCCTGTGCTGAAACGAAGCCTGGATCCGCGGAGCATGAACATCGTGGATCGGGGATTCATGCATCCGTGGTGTCCAGGAAAGGAGGATTTAAGAGAAGTTGCAACGCTCGCGTGACAGATTGCGTCAGCGAAGCACGGGAAGATCAGCGGACCCGGCCATTCCGATTTGTATCACGGCGAGGGGTTTCATCGACTTTTCGTTTAGCAAGATTTAAGAAAATCTGTTTACGAACGTTAAGCGAGGTTTGCCGAAAGCATTTAACGACAGGACTTACTGGTGGTGGTCGGGGTGAACGTGGTGCTATTGATCCAGAGTTTCGGGATCTGGTTGTGGCTCGCGTTCACTTTGAACGTCGACAATGTTCCCACCTGGTCGAACGAGGCGAAATCGAACTCGGTCAGCTCGTTGTACGCGAGGTCCAGGAACTTCAGATCAGGGAGATTCTGGAACGAGATCAATTGAAATGGTGAAGCCTTTGTTGCTTTATCGGTAATTGTTAGCCTGTCGGGCAAATATCGCTTTCGACGCTGGGTATACCAATGCTACCAAAAGAGaatgattctaaaataaaGGATAGTACATTACACAAGGCTTTGCTCTccaaaaatgttaatacaattttatgcgATCTAtcactgtaattatttaaatcataaGGCTGATTAGCTCCCATGCTATCATtacaatagtaatataattccGCGATTGCTTTATCGAGATGTTAATCAATTCACCTTCCACGTTGCGATTATCATTcacgatttaataaaagtagaaaCTGGAATCTCACCTGGAAAGCCTCGTCGGTGATGTCCTTTACCTTGTTCCCccgtaaattaatatacttcAGCAGCTTCATGTTCATGAAACCTCGTCTCTCTATTCTCTCCACCGCATTGTCTTCTAAATTAATCGTTATCAATCGCGGCAGATCGACGAACGTGTGTGTTTGTATCGTCTTGATTTTGTTGTACGCGAAATTCACGTCCTCGAGGTTCGAGTGTATGTCACCCTGGACagataattaacatttatttatagtagatAAACGGAAGCGCGGAGGTGCGGATATTCGTCGTCCGGAACTCACCTGGAACGTTCCCTTTTTGATGCCGTCGATTTCGTTGTCCTGCAACTCGATCCGCTTGATCCGTTTCATGAAGTGGAACGACGTGTCCGGCATGCTTTTGATTTTGTTGTTGCTGAAGTCGAGGTGCTGCAGGTTCGTCAGGAACTTGAAGGGCGCGTTCGGCAGCTCGGAGAATGACGAGGACAGGCCGTGCGACATCCGCAATGTCAGAAGCGAATGACTTgcctgaaaaatataaaaatgaaataaatcaattagaTTGTGTTGCTGAGaagcagtaaaaataattaaattgagaaattgTTTGAGAGAATTAGAGACTTTAGAAGTCCATGAAATAATTGCCAATTAATGCTAACGCttgtcattataattatagacgTTCAGATTCCTCCGATCGAGCGATGCACGATGCTAATTCAATACGTTCAATTGTTGCGACTAAGCCGTCGAACTCGGGGGGATGGATTGCAGGGGTAAACGACGAGGGGGTTAGCTTCATACATTTCTAGGTCAGGTATTTGCTGCACAGAAGATTTCTGGAAGCCGGTTTTATTCGCTTTACAAGCGGCTATCATGGCCTCTGTGTGTATTGTTCGAAtctagtttaattaaatattaggcCCAATTACTAATTCTTATTGATCGCGGGTATTGGGGTTTTGTAGGGTTGCCTCTTCGAAACGGTACAAATTTTGTCATTGATTCTGGATTATCCGGTTAAGAATCCTAATCCACCGAACAATTGGAACAGCACCGCTCTATACTTCATCGGTTATGCTATTTCGTACAAACAGCGAGTACAGAATATGACTGTTTTATGTTATTcgttttggaaaatatatttatgaaaatatattatatttaaataaaatatattatattttggaaCAACAGTTGGCACATGGCTGACTGTGAAATACTGACTCTACTTAATCCCCGGAGATCTAATTCCTAGAAAATCAAGGCCTCGTTCTAGATAATACAGTTTCGATAGAAGAAACTGGAGCATTtgtatgtaacaaaatatatataattaacactttactaaccggtagcctataaattgGCTTTTACCATTAATcatgaaacgaaagaaaagggCCATTTTAATTGGTTTGACGATTGCAGTGTCAACGCCGGATAttctgattaaataaataatattctgatattttgatcaaataaatgatattaaaattgtattcaccTCTGAAAATGCCTCGTTCTCGATCGTGGAAATAGCATTCTCCGAGAAGTCCATGTACTTGATTCCTCTAACGTGCATAAAGGCGTGACTCTTGATAGTGTTAAGGTTGCTCTTCACGATACGGAGCTCCTTGATATCCATTCCGTATTCCATGAAATCCTCCGGAGACAGAGTCGACTGCGGCATCCTCGAGAGCGACAAGAAGCGCATGTTTCGCATTTGTCGCAGATCCTGGAGGGACACCACGGTGTTCTCCTTGCCGCTCAGGTCCAAATTGTACAGGGAATATTGGAAACCATTGAAGACCTCGGCTATCAACAGAGACCAGGAACTATTTAATACACtatgaagaaatattgtttagagAGAATATGGAGGAACATTGTTCAgagaaaatatggaaatattattaatagaggAATTATTCTTCTAacgattatatattattttatataattattattcttcatCCTTTTCTGATATCAGCAActtaatttttcctttattctAAGACGTCAATTTTATgatggaaaaatttaattttgttacagctgaatattaaagacaataattaaaaaagcaaGAGAAAAACTGTCTAATTGATACGATGGATAAATAAGAGATGAAAGACCAAGCACATGCAAAAATGTTTGTTACTTTACCAGGCTGGATAGTCTGGATCTTGTTCTCCCGGAAGATTAGGGTTCGAAGAAAATCGTATTCCTGGAATATGGGGCTTGGTAGGGTGGTGATGTTGTTCCCAGACAGATCCAACAACTCCAGGGATGATTCCAGGCCAACGAAATTGACGGAACTTACGTCCATCAGGTCGCAGTCGCTGAAGTAAAGTTCTCGTATTTTGGAATCACGGAATGTTCCCTCCTGGAAGAGTAAATCTCACGTttgataattgttaaaaacaatCATAAGCACCTTCAGACACTGTTTCCTagttaatttacatttttattatcaaactATACACAGCAAGCCCTAtgattttgtatatttgtatatttgacaaacaaaatattttttctacgaGTTACTTGCTACGAAAAGCGTagatcattaatttattagctaATTTACTACACTTGATTTTGTACcgggaaaaaatgaaaattaatatgacAACAAAAATTCATATGACATAGAATGatgctttataaaattattccatgcCCACaaggatttttaaaaatattaaaaatattttctttggtCACCTATgtcttgcataaaaattcgaagcactacataaaagagaaataatgcGATCTctgtgttaaataattaaataatttgcgTGAAGCTATAAGAAccagatataataaatttgatgtTATTAACATGCAAATACTCGTGCTAAAGttgacaaaatttaaaatatctaaacaaCCCACCTCTATAATGCTCAAAGGATTGCCATCGAGGTAAGTCTTATTGACTTTGAAAAAGTGCTGGAAGTCCCCAGGCATCAGCATCTCGATCTGATTGTAGTCCAATCGCAGCGTATCCAATGACATCTGCAGCCCCCTGATCTCAGGCTCCTGTTGCTGGTTCAGCATCTTTGATATCCTGTTGAAGCTCAGGTCCAGCACCTTCATCTGCTTCAGCGCCGACAATTGAGAATAGGGGATGTGTGTCAACTGATTGCCGTTCAGATAGAGATAAACCAGGTGGGCCATGCCGTCCCTGAACACCGAAGGATCGATCTCTTTCAGGTTATTGTCCCGTAGATCGAGCATGTCCAAGTACGCGAGACCGGCGAACGCGTCCGCCGGAAgccgatcgatcgcgttccGTCCGAGGCGCAGCTTCTGCAGAGAGTTCTCCAGTCCGCGCCAATTGTCCGCGGCTATTTTTGATATCTTGTTACCTGGTGGCAAATACGGACACTTGTATCTAATTTTTCTCGTGATTTTATGGATTGGAATTTTTCGTtcgcaaaataatttcgttccgtTAATTATAGGTCAGTCGATGACTAAATTCGACGACAATGTAAGAAATACATGGGCGGAGACTCAGGTTAGTTTTACAGCTTCGCATGTTTGGAAAGGTGAGacattgatattattaattggaGATGGGAATTTTCGAGTTTAGGCTTATGGCGGAAATGGCGCTTCGTGGCGAGCCGGAAACGACGTGGAAGGTGTTAGAGATGAAAGTACCTGTCAGGTCCAGAAGTTGTAACTTTTGCAAGTGCCTGAACGACCTGCTGGGTACCCTCTCGAGGCGATTGTAGGGTAATTCGAGCTCCCATAACGATCTCTCAAGCCCTAGGAAAGCTTCGTCCGGGATGTCGGCCAGGGGATTATGCTTGATCCGTAGGCTGTACAGGCCTGCGAGAGATAGAGGAACGGCAAGTGGTATGAAAATGGGACTGGCGTACATCGCTTACCAATAATCTAAGCGATGACGCAATTACTCGCGACGGCTGGTCGATGACCTTTAACCCTTGCACCCTCTTTTATACCGTAATACCGAAGGATAAGCGAAACTCGGGGTACGTGTACTCGTGACTCGGAGGGGCGAATCGACTTAATTTCTAGTgcttatttattctaatttttagaaatattaacgacaGGCGTGGTCGCGGGATCGATCGAGTGCAGGTGTAATCTGTCTCCGTACCTGTGTTCATGAGAAATTGCGGCTGCAGAAACATCAGGCCATTGTTCTCTAACTGAAGCATGAATACCTTCGAGGAGTTGATCGGCTGGGGTATCCGCGGCATCGGCACGTCGTAACAGGTGACGATGCCGAGATCGGGGATCGCTTTCGAACAGGTGCAGAGAGGGTTAAAGAAGCACGGCGGATACTGTACGGGCAGCTCGTGCATCCGGACGACGGACGCCCACATCATCAACAACAGTGTGACGAAGATAAGAACGTAACCCACTTTCAccattattaacaaattctgtGGATCAGTCGGTGTTTGTTGACATTAATATTTGGTTGTTCGATTAGATTTATGCTTTGTTTATGTTCAAGGAAATACTGAACGGCAAACACGTTCTTAAAATCTTATCTCGTAGATAAAAGTCCTATTGAACACCTGTATTTTTAAGCTAACACGTTGGCTGTCATCTCAACACGAACCATCATCACAAAATATTCTATGGAATCAAGTAATTTATTTGGGGAACTCAAAAATGATCTGTTTAGAtcctttaaattaaaaagaagatagaaattaatttttaaagacgtcaaaaaagtaaattttcgtagaattatatatcttataagttatattagaattttttctatGGGGTCCAACAtctttttatggaaaatgttagaaattaagtttttaaattgtaatgtcattaaaaatgtagTTCCTGGTTAAATCGATGAattttgaatacaattttggaagatcagaaaaatattttcaccatCTCTTTGACATTACTCttacgtttttaattattcaactaAAATATGATGCGAATGGTATGCCGACAGTAAGTCGATTATCCGCCGCCATCTTATCATTTTCCCGGTACACGTGTTAGGGCATTGCAGAAAGTTATGTTACatctttaattttactatcaaCAAATACTTGCGATGtgttataaatagactgcggatctttatgttaaataaaaagtttcgatGTTAACAGTAGAAAACAAAAGttagacaaaaattaatttcttcatttaattaatatcaatatgcATTTCAATATCAATATGATGCAGGTGCCTTTAAATTATGGtcgattataaattttatcacCGATTGTAATATAGTGTGTTTTAACAGTTCAATAAGGGTAGGGATTGTTCGTAAACACTGGTTAACATCAGATTCTGTTCAAAAAGCAAGGCTTGCGACAGCATTTACTAGTTAATAATCAATCtggtgaaaatatttgtctttgaattaaattgttcttgGAAATGGAATCACCGACACACCAACGTGtagaatttcttaattattctaatttagaTTACGAATCACAACACTACTAAATCACTTTACATTATTGGTACActttctcaatatttatacgtgacttttcattcaatttaggATGTAAGGAAACTTTGCTCTAAATGGTTGAAAAGAGATAAGCAGGCAATGTGCAATAACATTTGCAAACTGAGCAACTAACACAGTAGATTGTGCAAagacaattaaatagaataatatgcAGGAACTCGACACCATATCGGTTTGTTAAAATTCTCCTTAAACACACCGCAGTCCAAATAAACATGCAACGATGATTAACATtcgacaattaattattgatattcaGTAATCAATGAAACGTAATATGTCGcacatctttttattttctctaaaaGTCCAAGGCATTACTTCTTCACTATCCTTTGCACATCCACAATGTTAACGGTCGTCAGTCTCATTTaccatattttcttttctatggAGCAAAAGTGCACGTATCAAGTGGAGGTAACGATCAAGGGATCGTCGCGGTTCGATCGCGATGATCGCACTGAGGGATCTTCGAACCAAGTGGCCGCTGGTAGCCCGTATAATAGGGCTTCGGGAGTGCCGGGCAGTTTCGGTGCTTCTCTTTACCCAATTATAAGGACGATATTCCATTAGGCAACGAATGAAAATAGACGCGACAATGATTAGCGGATGCTCATTTTGTCAATTTAGTTTATTCAGAAGTCTATTCGGAGGATAATGGCGTCGGGGAGGAGCAATATGTAAAGCGAAAGTTTTCCTGGTGCTTATCAGTTTGTGTTACACACTTTTATTAATCCCATAACATGTCTGTCGTCTGATTTGTATCACGTAGTAATTATGGATCAttcatttgcaaaataaatatattttaaatgtctATCCGTTATCTTAAGGGCTTAAAGGGAGATATAATTTAACACGCTGGCGTACGcgttaaatatatctttataggaaaaaaaattgaaatatgatCTACCTTGAtgtcaataataattgaatttaaggAAATactcatattttaaataaaattacaataaattgtatttatcacaattttgtttttcatacGACAACAGtgttgaaatttattcattaatattttcaaatttatacatTGGACTTATTGGTTGCTAAGCGACCAActaaatgattataataagaaatatattgtacCATCTTAAAGATATCTAGAGATGTGACGCGCGCTTTAAGAATGTACGTCATCGGTATCAATACTTACGTAATAAATCCGGGTTGTTGAGCATTCAAACGCAGTAATTCGGTAATTGGATGTAGTCGATGAACGTCAATGAGGTTAACGCGGTTGGGGATCGGTAAATAAATACTCGTACACGTGTAAAATGAATAGTGGTATTATTGTGTTTACTAAAagtataaaactgtaaaatcgTAAATGGAAACTCTTCGAATCAAAACTGCGTAATGCGTCCTACGTCAATGTTACActctatttaattgtatccTTAGTTTAAACATCGCAAATTGGAAGGGGAGACGgtcgaagagaaaaaaaagattcgaAAACGACGAATGTTAAAGAATATTACCATCTATTCCGCGCAAATAAGAAGGTGAACCCGCAACATTGTACTGGTGTCTTGAACGGTCGAACAACGAAACGTCTCGGTTGTTTCTTCAACGTATGCACAAGACggtcataaatatataaaatactcactcatatttatataaaacaattagaCTTTTTACACTCCCGACATAGACTTTGTACCAGTAACacgttataacaataaatatattgtacgtataatgtatgtatatgtatatacgtacaCATGTATAGTAGGAGAAATCTCTTGCGTACGTATGCATGTGTACATGGGCGTCAAAACattcataaaaaatatgtgtTTCTCTTGTGATCGCCGATTTTCGATCGCAGCGAAAATACGGCTACATGGCTTTCCGCGCGGTCCCGTTAACTAATTCCTGAGTAGCGTTGCCACTTTTGTCGGCTGACTTGTTGTGCGCTGGAACCTTCGGAAGACGAGGTGCGATGAACAGTATAGCGATACTCACTATATGCggtaatagatataaataccTGGGGAaagaatataacaaatttttttttattcaagctATAATAGACGacgtttaaaattcttttttaataatcacgAGAAGGTCGATGAATACGTGATACTTACAGGTACATTCGGACACTTGGTATAAACTCCAAGAGTACAAAGCTCAGTGTCATATAGGCCATTAAGATTCGTGTTGTAGTGAACGTAAGCGCATCGTAGAGGAACTTTTTACTTTTAGACCCCATAAAGTGCGGTCGTATGTTACGACGAGCCtgtttcaacaaaaattactcGGTTCTTATCAAGTTACTCTATCAGTTACTCGGACACGTGTGATCTTACATAATCCTAAGTCCTGCTTTTAGTATAAGTGTATCACACGGTTGTAAAGTGCTAGAATGTTCTATGACTTACTACGCGTGCTACTACAGTGAAAAAGGCGCCGTTGGCAAATGTCAGGTAGTAGCCAGGATAAAACCCATGCCACAAGGCAGAAAGGGCGTacgtgtataaaattttattatgcttCACTCTTTCATATACGGTGGATCTGAGCCATCTATTGGTTCCCTTGTTCCAGTGTTCGATGCTGTCTCTCAAACTTAGGGACAACTGGAAATTAAAACATTGGAAATTAAAACACACATTTAAAGCGTTTTGAAAAACTTATACTCTTTGAGTGATATAGACGTTTGCTAATGTctgacaattattatataattattaaattcttcattGCCAGAATTTTCAGTACTTCATCTATCGGTTTCAAGAGACTTagtgtttcaattttcatggTCTAGGGATTACATTAACTGGCTTCTGAATTACTTAAGTCTAGAGTACAGTGATTGGATATATCTGCGCAAGAAAATGTTCAGCCAAAAGGATAGTTGGAATTATGTAACATCGACAGGGACTATTTGGATCAAACGCTTCGCACTCAAAGAGTTgttaatttacaattctaGATAACGTGGCTATATCAAGAGGCGATCACATTATAGGGCGGCTACCTCGAAACCGTAAACATCCACATTAGAGTACAGGTCCCATTGAGGCTCTCCCTTCTCGTTCCGTCCGTTGTAGCCGAGGCCGGAATTATTACAAATGGCATCGGCAAAGATCCACGCGTGGTAATACTTGAACCGCACCAGCATGGTCGCCATGATCAGGAACCATGTCTTCTGCAGCACGGTAGTGTTCTGCAAGAAGTCGTCATCTGCGAGCAAAAGAAGCCTTTGTCAGAAAATACAACGGGACTGCTCGCGTGAATACTAAACGGGCATCGGTGGATTCAAACCTTTCAGCTTTTGGATCGGGTACGACGGAATGAAAGTCACGAACGTAGCGGCGCACAGGATGCTCACGACTACCTTCTTTATTACGACCTTAACCGGTGACGGTTCTAGAACAATTTCGCTGTAGTGGCCGGAATTCTTGTCGCAGccctgaaaaaattatttttgtcttttgatttctcaattttcgataataatgtatagttttttaaataaattgaaaaatgtccgTAAAATTGATCACAATGTTGATATACTTCCCGCTTAGATCATTATTAGAACATGTTATCTTACTAATAATGCTATGTTAATTTATGTCGGCTCATTTAAGCGTCAAACGTCTACAAAGTTAGAAATTTGCATTACGCGCAAGtgcaaaaatgaatattcataattcAAATCAGTTTACAAGGAAGTACGATGCGTACACAAAACTAGACTGcaagttttaaacatttgcgACTAAAATGCAGATTGTAAGCGCTTATggctgcggatctttatacaaaCTTTGTACGtcgttacaataaaatttaaattcaaggAACGTT
It encodes:
- the Oys gene encoding lysophospholipid acyltransferase 6; its protein translation is MTMPVEDYYDGSRIFSWLADIVNIPIDQVNFVLTQITALVLAGVLRTFLSPNTVTAATRHVFGLVIGLTLGYFSFGRQAIHLAGLPALCYIAMRTLNPRIIQRAVLTTALFYLSCVHYHRQMYNYGSYTLDITGPLMVITQKVTSLAYSIHDGLTQSEEQLTPSQRHQAVKKMPTTLEYFSYVFHFQALMAGPVILYRDYMDFIQGHNLTGSKPLTGCDKNSGHYSEIVLEPSPVKVVIKKVVVSILCAATFVTFIPSYPIQKLKDDDFLQNTTVLQKTWFLIMATMLVRFKYYHAWIFADAICNNSGLGYNGRNEKGEPQWDLYSNVDVYGFELSLSLRDSIEHWNKGTNRWLRSTVYERVKHNKILYTYALSALWHGFYPGYYLTFANGAFFTVVARVARRNIRPHFMGSKSKKFLYDALTFTTTRILMAYMTLSFVLLEFIPSVRMYLYLYLLPHIVSIAILFIAPRLPKVPAHNKSADKSGNATQELVNGTARKAM
- the Chp gene encoding leucine rich repeat containing G protein-coupled receptor chaoptin, encoding MNLLIMVKVGYVLIFVTLLLMMWASVVRMHELPVQYPPCFFNPLCTCSKAIPDLGIVTCYDVPMPRIPQPINSSKVFMLQLENNGLMFLQPQFLMNTGLYSLRIKHNPLADIPDEAFLGLERSLWELELPYNRLERVPSRSFRHLQKLQLLDLTGNKISKIAADNWRGLENSLQKLRLGRNAIDRLPADAFAGLAYLDMLDLRDNNLKEIDPSVFRDGMAHLVYLYLNGNQLTHIPYSQLSALKQMKVLDLSFNRISKMLNQQQEPEIRGLQMSLDTLRLDYNQIEMLMPGDFQHFFKVNKTYLDGNPLSIIEEGTFRDSKIRELYFSDCDLMDVSSVNFVGLESSLELLDLSGNNITTLPSPIFQEYDFLRTLIFRENKIQTIQPAEVFNGFQYSLYNLDLSGKENTVVSLQDLRQMRNMRFLSLSRMPQSTLSPEDFMEYGMDIKELRIVKSNLNTIKSHAFMHVRGIKYMDFSENAISTIENEAFSEASHSLLTLRMSHGLSSSFSELPNAPFKFLTNLQHLDFSNNKIKSMPDTSFHFMKRIKRIELQDNEIDGIKKGTFQGDIHSNLEDVNFAYNKIKTIQTHTFVDLPRLITINLEDNAVERIERRGFMNMKLLKYINLRGNKVKDITDEAFQNLPDLKFLDLAYNELTEFDFASFDQVGTLSTFKVNASHNQIPKLWINSTTFTPTTTIGGSFQSNIKVLDFSYNNISDIMKYYFKPVEYSLTHLYLSHNQLMNVTQGIFGNMPHLQWLDLSHNELLEIDFDCFRNTKNIQVLSLSWNNIMELPSEALRPLKKLRIVDLSHNRLKTLPDNIFSDANIESLDLSHNQFMRLPIKSMSISSAASLSMLDMSWNTLAGVHTTDAIFRLRSLTWLDLSYNRLVRLDDSVFSELPYLTHLDLSHNKQLLLESRGRTFHGLEDSLLYLDLSNISLLSVPELPLRRLQTLYLAYNELASISPEMSSNLTSLHYLDLSANDLTVVPLITHTLPELKTFSLADNPITAVTNTSFLGIADSLEELDIRRLALSTFESGALCKATKLRKLYITAYNGVKNFNFPNILEYNHGLRHLVIDVQNDTDLEKEMKGRFPYKLFNITLTGRALKNINSDILHGIRSPHLHFGMYNTSVSTVPKKMFDNAEWVRNVSVHVHHSDMRTLNNPSNGYRPGVPGKRFLLRLTVRGNYFTCDCDIGWMETWQRKHRQYQEDRCSTFSEFKNFERNEEDDEFDCWNNEWDDDLRESFCSNKNNVSVLEALKTDLECGWGAASYIRAPHLIALLLFVVLAAAIY